One Streptomyces sp. SAI-135 DNA segment encodes these proteins:
- a CDS encoding organic hydroperoxide resistance protein — MLEETAVDTRPTKIMYVAEATAHGGRDGFVTSQDGQIELKVAMPPALGGDGNGTNPEQLFAAGYSSCFHNALILVGNREGYDLTGSTVAAKVGIGPNKHRGYGLAVALSVSLPVLDAGLAAKLVDAAHEVCPYSNATRGNIDVTILLG; from the coding sequence ATGCTTGAGGAAACCGCCGTCGACACCCGGCCGACGAAGATCATGTACGTCGCCGAGGCCACCGCCCACGGTGGCCGGGACGGCTTCGTCACCAGCCAGGACGGCCAGATCGAGCTGAAGGTCGCGATGCCTCCGGCGCTCGGCGGGGACGGCAACGGCACCAACCCGGAGCAGCTCTTCGCCGCCGGCTACAGCTCCTGCTTCCACAACGCGCTGATCCTCGTCGGCAACCGCGAGGGCTACGACCTGACCGGCTCCACGGTCGCCGCGAAGGTCGGCATCGGCCCCAACAAGCACCGCGGCTACGGCCTGGCGGTCGCCCTGAGCGTCTCCCTGCCGGTCCTCGACGCCGGCCTCGCGGCCAAACTGGTGGACGCGGCCCACGAGGTCTGCCCGTACTCCAACGCGACCCGCGGGAACATCGACGTGACGATTCTGCTTGGCTGA
- a CDS encoding DUF1876 domain-containing protein, translating to MTHTAVGWHVELEFREDEQHTEAAALVRLPDGTEIRAHGHASRHRSDPNQPRVGEEVAGARALNELAMQLLTKAHDEIDEVSGRRSHSINV from the coding sequence ATGACGCACACCGCTGTGGGATGGCATGTGGAGCTGGAGTTCCGGGAGGACGAACAGCACACGGAGGCGGCCGCGCTGGTCCGGCTGCCCGACGGGACCGAGATACGGGCGCACGGGCACGCCAGCCGCCACCGCAGCGACCCGAATCAGCCGCGGGTCGGTGAGGAGGTCGCGGGGGCGCGGGCGCTGAACGAACTCGCGATGCAGTTGCTGACCAAGGCGCACGACGAGATCGACGAGGTGTCCGGACGCAGGTCCCACTCGATCAACGTGTAG
- a CDS encoding GNAT family N-acetyltransferase gives MTSTPVIRPYRPQDRDAVDDICVRTAHAGQDARPHYADPGVFPTAFAAPYVHLEPELAFVLDDGTGQAVGYVLGTADTPRFVAEYRAKWLPLVADRYPEPRHEPRTPDEEIVALLHRPERMLVPEVAAHPAHLHIDLLPDWQGRGYGRALMEAFLRALHERGVAAVHLCMLSANTPARAFYDRLGFHEIDVPDPGPVTYLGRSTADKGR, from the coding sequence ATGACCTCGACTCCCGTCATACGCCCCTACCGCCCCCAGGACCGCGACGCCGTCGACGACATCTGCGTCCGCACCGCGCACGCCGGCCAGGACGCCCGCCCCCACTACGCCGACCCCGGCGTCTTCCCGACGGCCTTCGCGGCACCGTACGTGCACCTCGAACCGGAACTGGCCTTCGTACTGGACGACGGGACGGGGCAGGCCGTCGGATACGTCCTGGGCACCGCCGACACGCCCCGGTTCGTCGCGGAGTACCGCGCGAAGTGGCTGCCCCTCGTGGCCGACCGCTATCCGGAGCCCCGCCATGAGCCGCGCACTCCCGACGAGGAGATCGTCGCGCTGCTGCACCGCCCCGAGCGGATGCTCGTGCCCGAAGTCGCCGCCCATCCGGCCCACTTGCACATCGACCTGCTCCCCGACTGGCAGGGACGCGGATACGGGCGTGCGCTCATGGAGGCCTTCCTGCGCGCGCTGCACGAGCGGGGCGTGGCCGCCGTGCACCTGTGCATGCTGTCCGCCAACACGCCCGCGCGCGCCTTCTACGACCGTCTCGGCTTCCACGAGATCGACGTGCCGGATCCCGGTCCTGTCACCTATCTCGGCCGGTCCACGGCAGACAAAGGCCGGTGA
- a CDS encoding YbaK/EbsC family protein produces the protein MTTADAAHPRFAEALRELGLDELNARIRRFPDATRTAAEAAAAVGCELSQICKSLIFAADGVPVLVLMDGASRVDLELVRRELGAAKVTRARADVVRETTGYAIGGVPPFGHRTRTRVLADRSLLDHDLVWAAAGNPHAVFPIPPGDLIAHAGATLVDVREHTA, from the coding sequence ATGACGACCGCCGACGCCGCCCACCCCCGTTTCGCCGAGGCCCTGCGGGAGCTGGGACTCGACGAACTGAACGCCAGGATCCGCCGCTTCCCGGACGCCACCCGTACCGCCGCCGAGGCCGCCGCGGCCGTCGGGTGCGAGCTCAGCCAGATCTGCAAGTCGCTGATCTTCGCCGCGGACGGGGTGCCGGTGCTGGTGCTCATGGACGGGGCCTCCCGCGTCGACCTCGAACTCGTCCGGCGGGAGCTCGGCGCCGCCAAGGTCACCCGGGCCCGCGCCGACGTCGTACGGGAGACGACCGGCTACGCCATCGGGGGCGTGCCGCCCTTCGGGCACCGTACGAGGACGCGGGTGCTCGCCGATCGTTCGCTGCTCGACCACGACCTCGTCTGGGCCGCCGCCGGCAACCCGCACGCCGTGTTCCCCATCCCGCCGGGAGACCTGATCGCCCACGCCGGCGCCACCCTCGTGGACGTCCGCGAGCACACCGCGTGA
- a CDS encoding EamA family transporter yields the protein MTPLVTAAVLLAAVTHAGWNAIAHQITDKLVGFTLIAGGGMLIGLAMIPFTAAPAADAWPYLLASACVHIAYYALLMKSFRLGDFGQAYPIARGTAPLVVTVLAALFAHEVPDGWAAAGIALSCAGLAGVALWGLRGRRPNWPAIGAASATGLTIAAYTVVDGLGVRASGSSLGYIAWLMAVQGVVIPAYALHRWRGEFAAVLRPFAGVGLLGAALSVAAYGLVLWAQTRAELAPVAALRESSIIVGAAIGAVFFKERFGAPRIAAAGLLVVGIGLMLHAG from the coding sequence GTGACGCCGCTGGTCACCGCTGCCGTACTGCTCGCCGCCGTCACGCACGCCGGCTGGAACGCCATCGCGCACCAGATCACCGACAAGCTCGTCGGGTTCACGCTGATCGCGGGCGGGGGGATGCTCATCGGGCTGGCGATGATCCCGTTCACGGCGGCCCCGGCCGCGGACGCCTGGCCGTATCTGCTCGCCTCGGCCTGCGTCCACATCGCGTACTACGCACTGCTGATGAAGTCGTTCCGGCTCGGCGACTTCGGGCAGGCCTATCCCATCGCGCGCGGTACCGCCCCGCTGGTGGTGACGGTGCTGGCAGCCCTGTTCGCCCACGAGGTCCCCGACGGGTGGGCGGCCGCCGGAATCGCCCTGTCCTGCGCGGGACTTGCCGGGGTCGCGCTGTGGGGGCTGCGCGGCCGCCGTCCCAACTGGCCCGCGATCGGAGCCGCGTCGGCGACCGGGCTGACCATCGCCGCGTACACCGTCGTCGACGGGCTCGGTGTGCGCGCCTCCGGCTCCTCGCTCGGGTACATCGCCTGGCTGATGGCGGTGCAGGGCGTGGTGATCCCGGCGTACGCCCTGCACCGGTGGCGCGGTGAATTCGCCGCCGTCCTCAGGCCGTTCGCGGGCGTCGGGCTGCTCGGCGCCGCCCTCTCCGTGGCCGCGTACGGACTCGTCCTGTGGGCCCAGACCAGGGCGGAACTCGCGCCGGTCGCGGCCCTGCGCGAGTCGTCGATCATCGTCGGCGCGGCCATCGGCGCCGTGTTCTTCAAGGAGCGGTTCGGGGCGCCGAGGATCGCGGCGGCCGGGCTGCTCGTGGTGGGCATCGGGCTGATGCTGCACGCCGGTTGA
- a CDS encoding serine hydrolase domain-containing protein — MDVNGTVAEGFEPVRDVFARNFVALGDRGAAVAVYRDGRKVVDLWAGTRDVDGTEPWRHGTAQVVRSATKGVAAAVPLMLHQRGELDLDAPVAEYWPEFKARGKEQVRVRQVLNHRAGLPVLDRPLTPEEALDPLKGPEAVAAQAPVWEPGTDHGYHALTYGWMLDELVRRVTGLGAGAWIAREIAGPLGAEFWLGLPAEEEAAGRTGRVGRVEGPEPVGGLRARPKRSVTEAYEDPGSLTRRAFAAITPFPDQNAPEYRASALPATNGIATADGLARVYAAMIGEVDGVRLFEPATVERARGEESAGPDRVLMVNTRFGLGYMLHGSASPFLGAGSFGHPGRGGSLGFADPETGVALGYVTNGFRKTVTADPRAQALVRAVRAAL, encoded by the coding sequence GTGGACGTGAACGGCACAGTAGCCGAGGGCTTCGAGCCGGTCAGGGACGTGTTCGCGCGGAACTTCGTGGCGCTCGGGGACCGGGGCGCGGCGGTCGCCGTGTACCGGGACGGGCGCAAGGTCGTCGACCTGTGGGCCGGCACCAGGGACGTCGACGGCACCGAACCCTGGCGGCACGGCACCGCACAGGTGGTGCGGTCGGCGACCAAGGGTGTCGCCGCCGCCGTACCCCTGATGCTGCACCAGCGCGGGGAGCTGGACCTGGACGCGCCGGTGGCCGAGTACTGGCCCGAGTTCAAGGCGCGCGGCAAGGAGCAGGTGCGGGTCCGGCAGGTGCTGAACCACCGGGCCGGGTTGCCGGTGCTCGACCGGCCGCTCACCCCCGAGGAGGCCCTGGACCCGCTGAAGGGCCCCGAGGCGGTCGCCGCGCAGGCCCCCGTCTGGGAGCCCGGCACCGACCACGGCTACCACGCCCTGACGTACGGCTGGATGCTGGACGAGCTGGTGCGGCGGGTGACCGGGCTCGGCGCGGGCGCGTGGATCGCGCGGGAGATCGCCGGGCCGCTGGGGGCGGAGTTCTGGCTCGGGCTGCCCGCGGAGGAGGAGGCCGCCGGGCGGACCGGGCGGGTCGGACGGGTCGAGGGACCGGAGCCCGTCGGCGGGCTGCGCGCCCGCCCCAAGCGGTCCGTGACCGAGGCGTACGAGGACCCCGGCTCCCTCACCCGCCGCGCCTTCGCCGCGATCACCCCCTTCCCCGACCAGAACGCACCGGAGTACCGGGCGAGCGCCCTGCCCGCGACCAACGGGATCGCGACGGCCGACGGGCTGGCGCGCGTCTACGCGGCGATGATCGGCGAGGTCGACGGCGTACGGCTGTTCGAACCGGCGACCGTCGAACGCGCCCGCGGCGAGGAGTCGGCGGGCCCGGACCGGGTGCTCATGGTGAACACCCGCTTCGGGCTCGGCTACATGCTGCACGGCAGCGCCTCGCCGTTCCTCGGCGCGGGCTCCTTCGGGCATCCCGGCCGCGGCGGCTCCCTCGGCTTCGCCGACCCGGAGACCGGGGTCGCCCTCGGCTACGTCACCAACGGCTTCCGCAAGACGGTCACGGCGGACCCCAGGGCGCAGGCTCTGGTCAGGGCGGTACGGGCGGCCCTGTGA
- a CDS encoding ABC transporter ATP-binding protein, translating into MDPVTASLEVTGLAFAYPDGHQALFGVDFSIARGERVALLGPNGAGKTTLVLHLNGILSGGVGTVKVAGLPVGKEHMAEVRRRVGIVFQDPDDQLFMPTVREDVAFGPAAAGLKGPELEARVRTALERVDMADFAHRPPHHLSFGQRRRVAVATVLAMEPEILVLDEPSSNLDPASRRELADILRSLDVTVLMVTHDLPYALELCPRSLILSEGTIAADGKTAELLADDELMRAHRLELPFGFDPRSVTMGA; encoded by the coding sequence ATGGACCCTGTGACAGCTTCCCTCGAAGTGACCGGACTGGCCTTCGCCTACCCCGACGGGCACCAGGCCCTGTTCGGCGTGGACTTCTCGATCGCGCGCGGCGAGCGGGTCGCGCTGCTCGGCCCGAACGGCGCCGGCAAGACGACCCTGGTGCTGCACCTGAACGGCATCCTGAGCGGCGGGGTGGGCACGGTGAAGGTCGCCGGGCTGCCCGTGGGCAAGGAGCACATGGCCGAGGTCCGGCGCCGGGTCGGGATCGTCTTCCAGGACCCCGACGACCAGCTCTTCATGCCGACCGTGCGGGAGGACGTGGCGTTCGGGCCGGCCGCGGCCGGGCTGAAGGGGCCCGAGCTGGAGGCACGCGTGCGTACCGCTCTGGAGCGGGTCGACATGGCGGACTTCGCGCACAGGCCCCCGCACCACCTGTCGTTCGGCCAGCGGCGCCGGGTGGCGGTGGCGACCGTGCTCGCCATGGAGCCCGAGATCCTCGTCCTGGACGAGCCCTCCTCCAACCTCGACCCGGCCTCCCGCCGTGAACTGGCCGACATCCTGCGCTCGTTGGACGTGACGGTCCTCATGGTCACGCACGATCTGCCGTACGCGCTGGAGCTGTGCCCGCGTTCGCTGATCCTGAGCGAGGGCACGATCGCCGCGGACGGGAAGACCGCCGAACTCCTCGCGGACGACGAGCTGATGCGCGCCCACCGGCTGGAGTTGCCCTTCGGATTCGATCCGCGGTCCGTGACAATGGGCGCGTGA
- a CDS encoding MarR family transcriptional regulator has protein sequence MTNQEDAGSLLLDDQLCFALYAAQRAVTAAYRPLLDELGLTYPQYLVLLVLWEHGEMSVKELAGALRLDYGTVSPLLKRLEAAGLVRRERAATDERSVLVGCTGRAEELRERAARVPGALLEATALDGTEAARLREELWRLAQRAEAAAERPR, from the coding sequence GTGACGAACCAAGAGGACGCCGGATCACTGCTGCTCGACGACCAGTTGTGCTTCGCGCTGTACGCGGCCCAGCGCGCGGTGACCGCCGCGTACCGGCCGCTCCTCGACGAGCTGGGGCTCACCTACCCGCAGTACCTCGTGCTGCTGGTGCTGTGGGAGCACGGGGAGATGAGCGTGAAGGAGCTCGCGGGGGCTCTGCGGCTGGACTACGGCACCGTGTCGCCGCTGCTCAAGCGGCTGGAGGCGGCGGGGCTCGTGCGCCGGGAGCGCGCGGCCACCGACGAGCGCTCGGTGCTCGTCGGCTGCACGGGACGCGCGGAGGAACTCAGGGAGCGCGCGGCGCGCGTCCCCGGCGCGCTGCTGGAGGCCACGGCGCTCGACGGCACGGAGGCGGCGCGGTTGCGCGAGGAGCTGTGGCGGCTGGCGCAACGGGCGGAGGCGGCGGCCGAGCGCCCCCGCTGA